The Bacillota bacterium nucleotide sequence CCAGGATCAAACTCTCCGTTAAAATCTATCCTAAAGTGCCTTAGCACTTTAGCTCCAACTTCGAGTAAATCCTGCAAACTTGAATCTCAAGGCTTCTCGCTTTTCGTATACTGTTTAGTTGTCAAAGTGCTTGGCGGTGACTGGTGTCCGCCGCCGACGTTTCGTATAGTAACACATCCTTTTAGGAGTGTCAAGGGTTCTTTTTCAGAAAAAGTTCATTTACCCCCGAATAGGCCCTCAATCTCCCAGGCAAATGCGGGCAAAGTGCCGTTTACCTACCTTAAGCAATGCCCCATCCCGCACTTCCCAATCCAGATTGGGATCGCTCACCGGTTCATCGTCAATCCGCACCGCACCTTGAGACACCAACCGTCTGGCTTCACTATTGGTCCCAGCAAACCCAGCCGCGGTGACCAGCTTTACGATCCAAATCCGGTTGTTGTCCAAGGTCGCCCGGGATAAGCGAAGCTCCTGTACATCCTCGGGCACTTCCTTCTCCACAAAGACCACATCGAAGTGCTCCTCGGCCCGGACCGCCGCATCCTGTCCATCGAAGCGCCCAACTATCTCCTTGGCCAAACGCCGCTTCAGTTTGGCCGGATGCAGTGTGCCCTCCGCCACTTGCTGCTGAAGCTCCTTGACCTGCTGCATCGGCAATTCCGTCAGCAGTTCAAAATACATGGGCATTAGCTCATCGGGGATGGACATGATCTTACCGAACTTCTCTTCAGGCGGATCATCCAGGGCGATGTAGTTTCCGAGGGATTTGCTCATCTTTTCTTTGCCGTCGGTCCCTAACAGGATGGGCACACACAAGCCCACCTGGGGATCCTGACCGAGATCCTTTTGTAGCTCCCTACCAACTAATATATTAAATTTCTGATCGGTGCCTCCCAATTCAATGTCTGCCCGGACCATCACCGAATCATAGCCTTGCATCAACGGATAGACCAACTCATGGAGGCTGATGGGCAACTGGTTGGCAAACCGTTGGGCGAAATCCTCCCGCTCCAGCATCCTGGCCAAAGTCATCTTGGAAAGGAGCCTGATCACATCGGAAAAATCCATCTGTCCGAACCACGCACCGTTGTACACCACCTCGGTACGTTCCGGATCCAGGATCTTAAATACCTGTTCCTTGTAGGTTACGGCATTGGCTAGCACTTGCTCGTGACTCAGCTGTGGTCTAGCCTTGTTACGTCCCGAAGGGTCTCCCACCGTGGCGGTATAATCACCAACAATCAACACCGCCTGATGGCCTAGGTCCTGAAACTGCTTCAGTTTTAGCAAAGGTACAATGTGTCCCAGGTGCAGGTCCGTCCCCGTGGGATCCACACCAAGCTTGACCCTCAGGGGCCGTCCTTCCTGTTTTGCCTTTTCAAGTTTCTGTTCCAATTCCCCTTCGGGAAAGGTGTCGACAACACCTCTTAAAACCTGTGTCAGTACATCTTCCATCTCCATCACCTCAGGTATCTATTGATACAAAAAAAGAGCCACTCTCATCCCCAAGGGACGGGAAGGCTCCCGCGGTACCACCCTACTTGATCGCAGCTAAGGATCCGCTCATTGCTTCATAACGCCGAAGACGCGGACTGGACTACTCTGCCTTCTTGCCTTTCGCCCAGTCGGCTCCAAGGTGTACGTCCGCAGCCTCAGGTTGGTTTGCACCTGCCACCAACTCTCTGTCCCTCTGAGTCGCTGCTTCTCCTCCTTATCATCGCCTTTGACCTATCGGTTTGTAACATTATAGCATAAGCCTATTTGCAGCACAACAAGGCCCTTTTCGCCAATGCAATAAGTGCACGTTGCAATGGACTGTGCTATAATTACCTTTGTGATATAGTACGTGACCCACGGCTTGTGAGGGGGATGCATCTATGGCACGCAGATCCCGACTGCGTCGCTTTTTATTGCTACTTTTCGTGATCGTGACGTGCATGGTTTTCGGCACCGGGTTAGGGTTGTTCGTCGGCCTTCTCGAAAACGCACCTTCTTTGGACGAGGTAAATTTCAACCCACAACTGACTACTTACATCTATGACATCAACGGCAAAGTGATCGGACGCCTATACAGGCAGAACCGCGTCTATGTGCCCATCGAGCAAATCCCCATCCACGTACAAAACGCCTTTATCGCGATCGAAGACCACAACTTTTACAAACACCACGGTATAGACTTTGTGGCAGTGGCCCGCTCTATCCTTGTGAACATCCGCGAAAGACGCTTCGCCCAAGGTTTCAGCAGTATCACACAACAGCTGGCCCGGAATGCCTTCCTACATAATCGCAAACAGATCTCCCGGAAACTACAGGAGGTTCTCTGGGCCATCCAGATCGAACGAAAGTATAGTAAACCGGAGATCCTGGAAGCCTACTTAAACATCATCCTCTTCGGAGAAGCCTGGGGCATTGAAGCGGCCTCCCAAAGCTACTTCGGCAAGAGTGTACAGGAACTCAGTCTGGCAGAGGGAGCCCTATTGGCCGCCATCGTAAACCTACCCAACGCCCTCAATCCCCGGATTAACCCCGAGGGGGCAATCAATCGGCGCAATCTGGTACTGTCCCAGATGCACCGCTATGGCTATATCACTGCCCAGCAGGCGGAGGAAGCCATGAAGGAACCCCTAATCCTCGCCGAAAGGCCAAGTAGCACCCCCCTGGAGACCAGGTATTTCCTGAACTACGTGCGGGATCAATTGATCGACATGTATGGAGTGGAGTTGGTCTACACCGGCGGTCTGCAAGTTTATACCACCTTGGATTTGGACATGCAGAAGACCGCGGAGGAAGTCTTGCTTAACAGCTTGCCGGTGGGATATGAAGACGACAAGGGGCTCATCCAACCCCAAGGCGCGATCATCGCCATCGATCCCCGCACCGGCTACATCAAAGCCATGGTGGGCGGCCGAGGCAACGATGAGCTGAACCGGGCCGTACAATCCACCCGGCAACCGGGTTCGGCCATGAAACCCTTCGTCTTTATTGCCGCGTTGGAAAGGGGATACACACCGGCAACGGTCTATGACGATTATCCGGTGAAAATCGAATTGCCCACGGGCCAGGTCTATGAGCCCAGGAACTATAACGATCAATACTATGGCCCTGTCACCCTACGGAAAGCCATTGAGGATTCCCTCAACTCCGTGGCCGTTCAGCTGTTAAATGAGATCGGTCCCGAAGCCGCCTTTGAAGTGGCCACCCGCATGGGGATCACCACCCTGGTGGACAAGCAAGGAGAGCTTACGGACAAAACCCTGGCCTTCGCCCTGGGAGGATTGACCTACGGGACTACCGCATTAGAGATGGCCAGTGCCTACGGAATCCTCGCCAACCAAGGTGTGTGGGTGGAACCCATCGGGATTATCAAAGTGGTTCACCCCGACGGTCATGTGGATGAATTCGAACCGAAGCGCGTTCCTGTACTGGACGAGAAGGTAGCTTACCTCATGACCGACATGCTCCGGGGGGTCATTTCCCGGGGAACAGGCCGCCGGGGTAACATTGGCCGACCCGCGGCAGGTAAAACGGGGACCACCGTCAGTAACCGCGACGGCTGGTTCATTGGCTATACCCCGGAACTGTCAGTGGCTGTCTGGATGGGTGAAGACATCCCGAAACCAATGAGTTACCAGGGAGTCAACTATGGCAGTTGGAAAACCACGGAGATCTGGGGTGAGTTCATGAGCAAAGTCACCGCCAATACACCCGTCACTGACTTTCGCCGGCCCCCGGGCATTGTGGAGCGCACAATTGATATCAAGACGGGATTGTTGGCCCATCCGGGAATCCCCAGCACTGAGACCAGCGTGGAGAAGTTCATCGCCGGAACGGAACCAACGGAATACTCCCCCCGGTACACTCTGCCAGTGCAACCGGAAAAGCCCGCGGAACCGGAGAAGGAAGAAGAGGAGACTCCCGTGGAAGAGCCCACTCGGCGGCGCTCGGTTTGGGAGGAATTCTTTAACGAATTGTTCCGTTTCGGGAACTAACCGAAACACAAACAGGTCCGCCCAACTCCAGGTTAATGGCGGACCTGCTAGTTTCTCTTCTGTTCTCCTGCCATTTAGCAGACATCAAAAAGCATTAGTGCAAATGGACGATGGTGACCCCCAGTCCACCTTCGGTAGGCGGGGCAATGTAATACTCCTTCACATTGCGATGGTTCTTCAAATAGGCGGCAACCTCTTTTCGCAAGGTACCGGTGCCCTTCCCGTGCACGATCCGCACCGGGGACAATCCCACTAAAACCGCATCATCAAGATACTTGTCCAGGGCGTAGAGGGCCTCATCCACGGTCATCCCCCGCAGATGCAGTTCTGGGGAGATGGTGCTGCTTTTACTCCGGGCCAGCGTCCCCGCCCGGGAAGGTCCTTGCTGCTTCGGTGGAGTCTCCCTTTGGCCCTTGGCCGGTGCTAAGTCAGCCAAATCCACCACAACCTTCATGAGACCTACCTGCACCTGGACCTGATCTTGCTTCGGATCGTCCAGAAGGATCCCCTCCTTGTCAAGGCTTCTAACTAGAACGGGATCACCAGCCCGTAACCGCTCCAGCCACTTCTGGTCCGCTTCTTCCGGGGGTGGGGTCTTCTGCTCCACCTGGTCAAGCTGTTTTTGGCGTTCTTGGAGCCTGTGCCGGACTTGGCGCGCCATGTCCTCCAATTCTTCTTTATCTTTGACCTTGCGCATTGCACCCAAGAGATCCTCGAATTCTTGACGGATCTCCTTCAGCATGTGCTTAGCTTCCCGTCTGGCCTCCCGGATGATCGCTTGCTCATCTTGCTTTAGTTTAGCCAGACGTTCTTCATAGTCCTGACGAAGCCTCAGATAGGATTGTTCCTCTAATTCTGCCTGTCGGGCCCTCACCCGGGCCTGCCGTTCTTGGGTCTGGATGCTCTCGATCAGTTTATCCAGGGCAAAGTCCTCTTGGGACCGGAACCGTAGAGCGCTCTGGTAGATCTCCCTACTTAACCCCAGATTCAATGCGATCTGAAAAGCATTACTCTTGCCTGGCAAGCCGATCAGCAGCCGATAGGTCGGCTTTAACGTCTCGGTGTTAAACTCCATGGAGGCGTTTTCCATCGCCGGATGATGAAAGGCAAAGCCCTTCAACTGACTGTAGTGGGTGGTGGCCACCACTAGGCACTCTTCCACCAGATGCTCCAAAAGGGCCATAGCCAGTGCCGCCCCTTCGTCGGGGTCTGTGCCGGCCCCCAATTCATCCAACAGAACCAGGGAATTGGGGGTAACCTGCTCTAAAATCTGCACAATGTTTCGCATGTGCCCCGAGAACGTCGAAAGGCTCTGCTCAATACTCTGCTCGTCACCGATATCGGCAAAGACATAATCGAAGACGGGCACCACACTTTGGGGTTCTGCCGGAATGGGCAAACCCGACTGGGCCATCAGACACAAGAGTCCTAGGGTCTTCAAAACCACCGTCTTTCCTCCGGTGTTGGGGCCCGTAATTACCAAGGCCCGGTAACCCTCCCCGAGATAGATATCATTGGGAACCACATCTTTCCCTAAAAGTGGGTGGCGCGCCCTAAGCAAAGTCACCTTGCAGTCATCGGTGATTTGAGGACAGGCCGCATCCAGTTCCATGCTGTACCGGGCTTTGGCAAAGGTGAAGTCCAGATGGGCCAAAACCTCTAGGGAAGCCATGGCTAGATCCGCAAAGTCCCCCACTTGCTGGCTCAGTTCCCGCAGGATCCGCTGGATCTCCCGTTCTTCCTCGCCGGTCAAGCGGCGTAACTCATTGTTTAACCGAACCACCGCCTCGGGCTCGACGAAGACCGTGGCACCACTGCTAGATATATCATGGATGATCCCCGGCAGCGCGTCTTTGTGCTCCTGCTTTACCGGCACCACATAGCGTCCCGCCCGCATGGTCACGATGAAATCCTGGAGCACCTTCTGGAAGCGTCCGCCATGGACGATCTCATGCAGCCGAGACCTAATCTGATTCTGGACGGTGGCCATTTGGCGGCGGATGGTGCGTAGGGCAGGACTGGCACTGTCTTTGATGGTGGAGTCCTCGTCAACACATTCCCCGATACGTTCTTCTAAGCGGGTGTTGGGAGTAATCATCTCTCCCCACTGCACCAGACACTCAAGCTGGGAGTTTCCTTGGGCCTGAATGAGAAAACGCCGCATCATGCGCATCACTTGCAAGACAGCACGCACATCCAACAGTTCCTCTGGGGACAGCATCCCCCCCAGATTAGCCCGCCGGAGGGCACTGCGAATGTCCTTTAGGCCGCGCAAAGGAACAGTGCCCCCATATTCCCTAAGCAACTGCATGGCCCCATGGGTTTCCGCAAGCAGTCGCAGAATCTCATTTTTGTCTTTGATGGGTCTTAACCCGTGACAAAGCTCCTGACCCAGGGTAGAAACGCAATATCCCGCCAGGGCCTCACGGATCTTGGCAAATTCCAATACCTTCAATGAATGTTCGAACACCTGAGTTCCCTTCCCGTTGCTGATGAAAATAGCCAGTGTTTCTTACGTCCAGTCCACACTCTTGCAGACCCCTCTATCATACACCACTTTTCCCCGTTTGCCAGTCTTAAAAGTGTCTTCCGGACCAACGGCCACAGAAGCCTTGGGTGAAATCACGCATTATGCTTCCCTTTTTGGTAGAAGTGTCCCAGGGTATATTCACCCTGGAAAAGCCCTAAAAGCTCCCCTTCGATCTCTTTCAGCCCACGGGTATCTGCGGCCAAAGCCTGTCTGTAAAGCTCTACAATGCGCTTGGCCAACGGCAAAGAATGAAGTCGCAAATCTAAGCGGACAAGCTCCACCCCCGCTTCCCGCAGGCGGGGGATGGTACGCAAAGCGGCCAATTCCCTGGAGTTGAAAAGATGCATGCGACAAGCACCGTCAGTGCGGATGGGAAATGAAAGATTCAACCGATCCACCAGACTCCCGGTCCCACTGGCAAGACAGGGCTGACAATCCATCAGCCGCCCCGGACAATACTCGGAGACCATCACCGGCAACCGTCCCTGGACGATCACTTCCGTGGGCACAGGCCCCTGTCCCAGGGAAGGAAGCTGATTCAAACTAAGCTCACAGGAAAGGCAGACACCGGAAAAGCCCAATTCGTACAGCTGAACCAAAGCCAAGGGGTTATAGATATTAAAAGAGAAGTCAGCCCAAAGGGGCGCCCTACCCCGCAAAAGCTGGAAAGTACCGAGATTTGCCACTAAGAGTCCCGACGGCAAATGGGGAGCGTCCCCCACGATGGCGGCAATATCCCCAAGCTCCCGATCCTTTGTAATTCGCGGAAAGGCCCAAAACAATTCACAAGAGGACCCTTCGACCCGTTCCAACGCCTGCCAATAAATCTCCCCCGGCAGAACAGCACTGCCTCCCCGCCCCTTGGTGAAGGCTTCACCGCCAAAATAGATCCGGTCGGCACCCGCGGCAATCAAAGGTTCGATGAACTCCAGTTTGTTCACCAAGACCCCCAGCCGCAAAGGAGCAGGGGGATTCTTTTGTGGTGGCAGTGAAAAGGCTAAGTCTGTAGTTCCCCTTAGGGGGGGCCGCCTGAACTGTTCCGCCCGTAAGGCCATCAGCCGCTCAAAGGCTGCCCGCCGCACCTGTTTCAGTTCCCCGAAGGGCAAGATGGGCTCCCCGTCAATCTTGACAGAACTCTCCACAACTTGGAAAGGAACATCCCCCAATTGCAGTAGCTTTTCCAACAGGACCTCTTCCGTCAAAGGGTGGTTCTTGGCCGCTTCCGCCACCAGAGAAGTCCTTTCCTGGACCCGGTTACCTTCCCCATCTTCCAACACCAAGGTCAAAGGCTGTCCCACCGCCACCGTCGCGTGCATCTTCACTGGTACCCGCCGCAAACATCGGGGCGATGTATAGCTTTGTACTGCCGCTGGATCCGTAACTAACTTATAAACCTCGTCCCCCACCTTAACCCGGCCCGAATGCCGCCAATGGACCACCTGTCCCGCTGCCGCCTTCGGAAGGGACCTTTTCCCCTCTTTCAGATCCCGCACTATACTCTGCTGGAAACGATGTTTGGACCAGAATTGGACCTGTTCCCCCTCTTCTAGCTCCCGGGCCAGACGCACCCAGACCCGGTTCGGGGCCACTTGCACCACCTCACCCTGGTAAACCCCCCGGTTTCCCGGATACAAGGGATTCACCACTTCCTTACCCCGTCGTCCCCCCAGGTATCCCGAGGTGAAACCTCGGGTGAAGGCGGCCTCCAGCCAATCCCGCTCCTGTTGCAGTGCTTTGAAACCTACCGGATCCGTCAAGGCCCGATCTAACGCCGCCCGGTAGACCCGGGTCACGGTGGCCACATATTCGGGAGCTTTCATCCTCCCTTCGATCTTCAAAGCGGCCACCTTACTGGTCACGATGTCCCCCAACAGGTCCAAAAGACACAGATCCCGCATGCTAAGGAGATAACCAGACAGGTTTTGGCCCGGCGCCACCAGCCGATAGCGCAATCGGCAAGGTTGGGCGCACTCGCCACGGTTACCGCTGCGTCCACCCAACAGGGAACTAAACAAGCATTGTCCGGAGTAGGCCACACAAAGGGCACCATGTAAAAAGATCTCCAGTTCCAGAGAACTGACGGAGCCCAATGTGCGCACTTCTTCCAGGGACAACTCCCGGGCCAGGACCACCCGGCTTAGGCCTAATTCCTCCAGGACTTGGAGATCGTGACGATTATGAATCGTCATCTGGGTACTGCCATGGAGGGGGATGGTGGTCAGTTCCCGGGCCAGTCGTACCACAGCCAGATCCTGGATAATCAAGGCATCCACGCCGATCCTATGGAGGAACTGGAGGTACTGGGCCAACTCCTCCAGCTCCTCTTCCCGGATCAAGGTGTTCACCGTCACGTACAGCTTGACCCCCCGGATATGGCAATAATCTACGGCCTCTATCAACTGGGCTCGGTCGAAATTCACCGCATTGGCCCGGGCACTGAAGGCTTTGCCCCCGAGGTAGACACTATCGGCACCGTTTTCCACCGCGGCCTTCAAGGCCTCCATACTTCCCGCGGGGGCCAGCAACTCCACCATCAAACCTTACCTCCTCGTTCCTCACTTCTTTCGGGAATACCGTAGAAAACCTGAGCAGGGGATAATCTCCAAATCCGGCATCTTG carries:
- a CDS encoding tyrosine--tRNA ligase yields the protein MMEMEDVLTQVLRGVVDTFPEGELEQKLEKAKQEGRPLRVKLGVDPTGTDLHLGHIVPLLKLKQFQDLGHQAVLIVGDYTATVGDPSGRNKARPQLSHEQVLANAVTYKEQVFKILDPERTEVVYNGAWFGQMDFSDVIRLLSKMTLARMLEREDFAQRFANQLPISLHELVYPLMQGYDSVMVRADIELGGTDQKFNILVGRELQKDLGQDPQVGLCVPILLGTDGKEKMSKSLGNYIALDDPPEEKFGKIMSIPDELMPMYFELLTELPMQQVKELQQQVAEGTLHPAKLKRRLAKEIVGRFDGQDAAVRAEEHFDVVFVEKEVPEDVQELRLSRATLDNNRIWIVKLVTAAGFAGTNSEARRLVSQGAVRIDDEPVSDPNLDWEVRDGALLKVGKRHFARICLGD
- a CDS encoding endonuclease MutS2; translated protein: MKVLEFAKIREALAGYCVSTLGQELCHGLRPIKDKNEILRLLAETHGAMQLLREYGGTVPLRGLKDIRSALRRANLGGMLSPEELLDVRAVLQVMRMMRRFLIQAQGNSQLECLVQWGEMITPNTRLEERIGECVDEDSTIKDSASPALRTIRRQMATVQNQIRSRLHEIVHGGRFQKVLQDFIVTMRAGRYVVPVKQEHKDALPGIIHDISSSGATVFVEPEAVVRLNNELRRLTGEEEREIQRILRELSQQVGDFADLAMASLEVLAHLDFTFAKARYSMELDAACPQITDDCKVTLLRARHPLLGKDVVPNDIYLGEGYRALVITGPNTGGKTVVLKTLGLLCLMAQSGLPIPAEPQSVVPVFDYVFADIGDEQSIEQSLSTFSGHMRNIVQILEQVTPNSLVLLDELGAGTDPDEGAALAMALLEHLVEECLVVATTHYSQLKGFAFHHPAMENASMEFNTETLKPTYRLLIGLPGKSNAFQIALNLGLSREIYQSALRFRSQEDFALDKLIESIQTQERQARVRARQAELEEQSYLRLRQDYEERLAKLKQDEQAIIREARREAKHMLKEIRQEFEDLLGAMRKVKDKEELEDMARQVRHRLQERQKQLDQVEQKTPPPEEADQKWLERLRAGDPVLVRSLDKEGILLDDPKQDQVQVQVGLMKVVVDLADLAPAKGQRETPPKQQGPSRAGTLARSKSSTISPELHLRGMTVDEALYALDKYLDDAVLVGLSPVRIVHGKGTGTLRKEVAAYLKNHRNVKEYYIAPPTEGGLGVTIVHLH
- a CDS encoding PBP1A family penicillin-binding protein is translated as MARRSRLRRFLLLLFVIVTCMVFGTGLGLFVGLLENAPSLDEVNFNPQLTTYIYDINGKVIGRLYRQNRVYVPIEQIPIHVQNAFIAIEDHNFYKHHGIDFVAVARSILVNIRERRFAQGFSSITQQLARNAFLHNRKQISRKLQEVLWAIQIERKYSKPEILEAYLNIILFGEAWGIEAASQSYFGKSVQELSLAEGALLAAIVNLPNALNPRINPEGAINRRNLVLSQMHRYGYITAQQAEEAMKEPLILAERPSSTPLETRYFLNYVRDQLIDMYGVELVYTGGLQVYTTLDLDMQKTAEEVLLNSLPVGYEDDKGLIQPQGAIIAIDPRTGYIKAMVGGRGNDELNRAVQSTRQPGSAMKPFVFIAALERGYTPATVYDDYPVKIELPTGQVYEPRNYNDQYYGPVTLRKAIEDSLNSVAVQLLNEIGPEAAFEVATRMGITTLVDKQGELTDKTLAFALGGLTYGTTALEMASAYGILANQGVWVEPIGIIKVVHPDGHVDEFEPKRVPVLDEKVAYLMTDMLRGVISRGTGRRGNIGRPAAGKTGTTVSNRDGWFIGYTPELSVAVWMGEDIPKPMSYQGVNYGSWKTTEIWGEFMSKVTANTPVTDFRRPPGIVERTIDIKTGLLAHPGIPSTETSVEKFIAGTEPTEYSPRYTLPVQPEKPAEPEKEEEETPVEEPTRRRSVWEEFFNELFRFGN
- a CDS encoding U32 family peptidase, yielding MVELLAPAGSMEALKAAVENGADSVYLGGKAFSARANAVNFDRAQLIEAVDYCHIRGVKLYVTVNTLIREEELEELAQYLQFLHRIGVDALIIQDLAVVRLARELTTIPLHGSTQMTIHNRHDLQVLEELGLSRVVLARELSLEEVRTLGSVSSLELEIFLHGALCVAYSGQCLFSSLLGGRSGNRGECAQPCRLRYRLVAPGQNLSGYLLSMRDLCLLDLLGDIVTSKVAALKIEGRMKAPEYVATVTRVYRAALDRALTDPVGFKALQQERDWLEAAFTRGFTSGYLGGRRGKEVVNPLYPGNRGVYQGEVVQVAPNRVWVRLARELEEGEQVQFWSKHRFQQSIVRDLKEGKRSLPKAAAGQVVHWRHSGRVKVGDEVYKLVTDPAAVQSYTSPRCLRRVPVKMHATVAVGQPLTLVLEDGEGNRVQERTSLVAEAAKNHPLTEEVLLEKLLQLGDVPFQVVESSVKIDGEPILPFGELKQVRRAAFERLMALRAEQFRRPPLRGTTDLAFSLPPQKNPPAPLRLGVLVNKLEFIEPLIAAGADRIYFGGEAFTKGRGGSAVLPGEIYWQALERVEGSSCELFWAFPRITKDRELGDIAAIVGDAPHLPSGLLVANLGTFQLLRGRAPLWADFSFNIYNPLALVQLYELGFSGVCLSCELSLNQLPSLGQGPVPTEVIVQGRLPVMVSEYCPGRLMDCQPCLASGTGSLVDRLNLSFPIRTDGACRMHLFNSRELAALRTIPRLREAGVELVRLDLRLHSLPLAKRIVELYRQALAADTRGLKEIEGELLGLFQGEYTLGHFYQKGKHNA